One Thalassotalea atypica DNA window includes the following coding sequences:
- the rcsF gene encoding Rcs stress response system protein RcsF: MIFTQSTRLTSSLFSLLFITGCAQVSDVKTNLDRENFKQYFAHGQVQIFEKESKFIGKYKMIGGVEGENCQVKPYHAAPDKIEARTNARRSAFELGANAIVFSGCTTVQTKQCHANIICYGKAYQVEQPSD; encoded by the coding sequence ATGATTTTTACCCAATCAACTAGGTTGACCTCTTCCCTATTCAGCTTGTTATTTATAACTGGCTGCGCCCAAGTCAGTGATGTCAAAACCAATTTAGACAGAGAAAATTTCAAGCAATACTTTGCTCACGGTCAAGTACAAATCTTTGAAAAAGAAAGTAAATTCATTGGGAAATATAAGATGATTGGCGGCGTTGAAGGTGAAAACTGCCAAGTAAAGCCTTACCACGCAGCCCCTGACAAAATTGAAGCAAGAACTAACGCTAGGCGAAGTGCATTTGAATTGGGCGCCAATGCCATTGTTTTTAGTGGCTGTACCACAGTTCAAACTAAACAATGTCACGCTAACATCATATGTTATGGCAAGGCGTATCAAGTAGAACAACCTAGTGACTAA
- the tsaA gene encoding tRNA (N6-threonylcarbamoyladenosine(37)-N6)-methyltransferase TrmO: protein MTKSINFEVIGHVRSPYKEKFAIPRQPGLVKAAKGFIELTSPFEHIDMVKSIEQFSHLWVIFVFHETMEHGWKPLVRPPRLGGNQKVGVLATRSTFRPNPIGMSVVKLDDVLCENNEIKLAISGLDLLDNTPILDIKPYIPYADAIDTAMGGYADEKPMQLKTVTFSDDAKQVCMQAPSEENLFTLITQVLSQDPRPAYKQNKPDSKIYGIRLYHYNITWCINSNSHVEVLHIEKENE, encoded by the coding sequence GTGACTAAATCAATCAATTTCGAGGTAATTGGTCACGTTCGATCTCCTTACAAAGAAAAATTCGCTATTCCAAGGCAACCAGGTTTGGTGAAAGCGGCAAAAGGTTTCATCGAGCTAACAAGCCCGTTTGAACATATCGACATGGTAAAATCTATCGAGCAGTTTTCTCATCTATGGGTGATATTTGTGTTTCATGAAACTATGGAACACGGCTGGAAACCGCTAGTACGGCCACCTCGCTTAGGCGGTAATCAGAAAGTTGGAGTGCTAGCAACACGTTCAACGTTCCGTCCGAATCCTATAGGTATGTCAGTGGTAAAGTTGGATGATGTATTGTGCGAAAACAATGAAATAAAATTAGCTATTTCAGGGTTAGATTTACTCGACAACACGCCTATTTTAGACATCAAGCCATACATCCCATATGCTGATGCAATAGACACAGCCATGGGCGGTTATGCTGATGAAAAACCAATGCAGTTAAAGACAGTTACGTTTTCTGATGATGCAAAGCAGGTGTGTATGCAGGCGCCAAGCGAAGAAAATTTATTCACGCTAATCACGCAAGTATTATCTCAAGATCCACGCCCTGCTTATAAACAAAACAAACCAGACAGCAAAATCTATGGCATTAGGTTGTATCATTACAATATTACTTGGTGCATTAATAGCAATAGCCATGTAGAAGTTTTACATATAGAAAAAGAAAACGAGTAG
- a CDS encoding DMT family transporter, with product MNQKSLIEMILLASLWGSSFLFMRIGSPELGPILFMALRTLTASVFLFPLMVLKKQTSSLTGQWGKMFVLGALNTAIPFALFGYAVLTLSAGVTSVLNATTPMCGAIVAYLWLKDKLSPGAIFGLLLGFAGVYFLVSDKLHANADAIVLPTLAVIGATLCYGIAANFTKHYFSHVKPLALAAGSQISASIILLPLSLFFLPNAMPSEAAIYSVVFLGIFCTGLAYILFFRLIADLGPTKAISVTYLIPVFGLLWGFIFLDEQITESIIIGCIMILSGVGLTTGVFSRWRK from the coding sequence ATGAATCAGAAATCCCTTATTGAAATGATTTTACTTGCGTCTTTATGGGGCAGCTCATTTTTATTCATGAGAATAGGTAGCCCAGAGCTTGGCCCAATTTTATTCATGGCATTAAGAACCTTAACCGCCAGCGTGTTTCTGTTCCCTTTAATGGTCCTGAAAAAACAAACCAGTAGCCTCACTGGCCAATGGGGAAAAATGTTTGTCCTAGGCGCATTAAATACAGCCATTCCGTTCGCTCTTTTTGGCTATGCTGTGTTGACATTGTCTGCTGGCGTTACCTCAGTACTCAATGCCACAACACCGATGTGTGGGGCTATCGTCGCCTATCTCTGGCTCAAAGATAAACTTTCACCTGGTGCCATTTTTGGATTACTACTTGGGTTCGCTGGTGTTTATTTTTTAGTTAGCGATAAACTTCATGCAAACGCTGACGCCATTGTGCTGCCCACCCTTGCGGTGATAGGCGCAACCTTATGCTATGGCATAGCGGCCAATTTCACCAAGCACTATTTCTCCCATGTAAAACCACTGGCGTTAGCAGCGGGTAGCCAAATCAGTGCCTCCATCATTTTACTGCCTTTAAGCCTATTCTTTTTGCCCAACGCTATGCCAAGTGAAGCCGCCATTTACTCAGTGGTATTTTTAGGCATATTTTGTACTGGGCTCGCTTATATCTTGTTCTTTAGACTAATTGCTGATTTAGGACCTACAAAGGCAATCTCTGTCACTTATTTAATCCCAGTATTTGGCTTATTATGGGGCTTCATTTTCTTAGATGAGCAAATCACAGAGTCAATTATCATTGGCTGTATTATGATTTTGTCAGGTGTAGGGTTGACCACAGGTGTTTTTAGTCGTTGGCGTAAATAA
- a CDS encoding amidohydrolase family protein → MTLAMSMMMSSSLWAQTQVIHAGELLNVPGKAPLKKQTVVVKDGKILSVNKGFLPANKFGDDATLIDLSKSFVMPGLMDMHVHLQGELGPNNDKELVKMSDADIAIRSAYFAKTTLMAGFTTVRDLLNQSEQIYALRDGIAKGYVDGPRVIAAAGVSVTGGHLDVDGMAPDLLTIKTPPTLCDGPYECRKVTRLAIKYGADAIKVASTGGVLSDTNTGTGQQMADDELKEIVDAAHVLGRKVASHAHAAEGINAALRAGVDSVEHASYANEESIKLFKQSGAYLVPTLLAGDTVVNLAKTSNFMSAPIKAKAIRVGADMLANFKRSYDAGVKIAFGTDSGVSKHGTNAQEAVLMHNAGMKNADILKSATVNAADLAGMSHQLGTIETGKFADIIATDGSPLSDIKELLDVDFVMKGGKVYKQ, encoded by the coding sequence ATGACCCTGGCAATGTCGATGATGATGAGCTCCTCTTTATGGGCCCAAACTCAAGTCATACACGCGGGTGAGCTTTTGAATGTACCAGGAAAAGCGCCACTCAAAAAGCAAACCGTTGTGGTCAAAGACGGAAAAATATTATCAGTAAACAAAGGCTTCTTACCTGCTAATAAGTTCGGTGATGATGCCACTTTGATAGATTTATCAAAGAGCTTCGTAATGCCGGGCCTAATGGATATGCATGTCCATTTACAAGGTGAACTTGGGCCAAATAATGATAAAGAACTTGTTAAAATGTCTGATGCCGACATTGCAATTCGCAGTGCATATTTTGCTAAAACAACGTTAATGGCTGGCTTTACCACGGTTCGTGACTTGCTCAACCAATCAGAACAAATTTATGCTTTGAGAGATGGTATTGCTAAAGGTTACGTCGATGGTCCTCGTGTTATCGCTGCGGCTGGCGTGTCGGTGACTGGCGGGCATTTAGACGTTGACGGCATGGCACCCGATTTATTAACTATCAAAACGCCTCCAACCTTGTGTGACGGACCATATGAATGTCGTAAAGTAACACGTCTTGCGATTAAATATGGTGCCGATGCCATAAAAGTTGCTTCAACTGGTGGTGTATTGTCAGATACCAATACCGGCACAGGCCAACAAATGGCCGATGATGAGCTAAAAGAAATTGTTGATGCGGCACATGTGTTGGGCCGTAAAGTGGCGAGCCATGCCCATGCGGCTGAGGGTATTAACGCGGCTCTGCGTGCAGGGGTTGATAGTGTTGAACATGCCAGCTACGCAAACGAGGAAAGTATAAAATTATTTAAACAATCAGGTGCTTATTTAGTACCAACGCTATTAGCGGGTGATACCGTCGTAAATTTAGCAAAAACATCTAACTTTATGTCTGCGCCAATTAAAGCTAAAGCAATTCGTGTCGGTGCAGATATGCTGGCTAACTTTAAACGCTCGTATGACGCAGGTGTGAAAATAGCGTTTGGCACCGACAGTGGCGTGTCTAAACACGGCACAAATGCACAAGAAGCGGTTTTGATGCACAATGCCGGCATGAAAAACGCAGATATATTAAAATCAGCTACAGTCAATGCTGCAGACCTCGCGGGTATGAGTCATCAACTAGGCACTATTGAAACGGGAAAATTCGCTGATATTATTGCAACCGATGGCAGTCCGTTAAGTGACATTAAAGAACTTCTGGATGTCGATTTTGTTATGAAAGGCGGTAAAGTGTACAAGCAGTAA
- a CDS encoding FKBP-type peptidyl-prolyl cis-trans isomerase, translated as MKITKDTVVQIHYTINNEQGEQLETSRDGDAMAYLHGHNNMIVGVEQALEGKEKSETFTAVVEPKDGYGERQEDAIQRVPTKHLQGAKKWKPGMVAVVQTEQGQRQVTVLKVGKFMVTVDLNPPLAGQTLSFDLEVVDVRAATQEELEHGHAHGVGGHQH; from the coding sequence ATGAAAATTACAAAAGATACTGTAGTACAAATTCATTACACCATTAACAACGAGCAAGGTGAGCAATTAGAAACGTCTCGCGATGGTGATGCCATGGCCTACCTTCACGGTCACAACAACATGATTGTTGGTGTTGAGCAAGCACTTGAAGGTAAAGAGAAAAGCGAAACCTTTACAGCAGTTGTAGAGCCAAAAGATGGCTACGGTGAACGCCAAGAAGATGCAATTCAACGTGTGCCAACGAAACACCTACAAGGCGCTAAAAAATGGAAACCAGGCATGGTGGCGGTCGTTCAAACTGAACAAGGACAACGTCAAGTGACAGTTTTGAAAGTTGGAAAGTTCATGGTGACGGTTGATTTAAATCCACCACTTGCCGGTCAAACTCTATCATTTGATCTTGAAGTCGTTGATGTGCGCGCTGCAACTCAAGAAGAATTAGAACATGGTCATGCACATGGTGTTGGTGGTCATCAGCACTAG
- a CDS encoding DMT family transporter: protein MDIWIYFTLLAATMQAIRTAGQKQLTDKLSRIANTGVRYIYALPFAWGYLLWMLHLKDQEMPELNSQFVQYALTASVMQLIGTACLVAAFSYRNFAVATSLAKTEAIQVAIIGAFFFSAPLSQMGWLSVIIGVVGVLLLSKVKFSWQDIFNNPGAGFGLASGLGLAITTLLIRESSLVLQTDLMISAAVTLVFLITAQAIMALAYLVMTDSSQILAMVRHWRLSLFVGITSVLGSIGWFTAASFQTAAYVKALGQIEIFITLLLTYRLFKEKITMAEYIGMLLIIVSVLVLLLWA, encoded by the coding sequence ATGGACATTTGGATTTACTTCACGTTACTTGCCGCAACTATGCAAGCGATACGTACAGCGGGACAAAAGCAACTAACGGATAAATTATCTCGCATAGCCAATACCGGTGTGCGTTATATCTACGCATTACCGTTCGCTTGGGGCTATTTGCTTTGGATGCTACACCTTAAAGACCAAGAAATGCCTGAGCTCAACAGTCAATTTGTTCAATATGCACTGACAGCCAGTGTCATGCAGCTGATCGGTACTGCTTGTTTGGTCGCGGCCTTTAGCTATCGAAATTTTGCAGTAGCCACCAGTTTGGCAAAAACGGAAGCGATTCAAGTCGCTATCATTGGCGCGTTTTTCTTTTCTGCGCCGCTAAGTCAGATGGGGTGGTTGTCTGTGATCATCGGCGTAGTTGGTGTGTTACTACTGTCGAAAGTAAAATTTAGCTGGCAAGACATCTTTAACAACCCTGGCGCAGGTTTTGGCTTAGCTTCAGGTTTAGGGCTGGCGATCACGACACTACTAATAAGGGAATCTAGTCTCGTCTTACAAACTGATTTAATGATCAGCGCGGCGGTAACCTTAGTGTTTCTAATAACCGCTCAAGCAATCATGGCATTGGCTTATTTAGTGATGACTGATAGCAGCCAAATCTTGGCGATGGTGCGTCATTGGCGACTGAGCTTGTTTGTTGGCATAACCAGCGTTTTAGGATCTATTGGTTGGTTCACGGCAGCAAGTTTTCAAACAGCCGCTTATGTTAAAGCTTTAGGCCAGATTGAAATTTTTATCACTTTGCTGCTGACTTATCGACTTTTTAAAGAAAAAATAACGATGGCAGAGTATATCGGCATGTTACTAATTATTGTCAGTGTGCTGGTCTTGTTGTTGTGGGCATAA